Part of the Jatrophihabitans sp. GAS493 genome, TCGCACGCGCTCTTCGGCGGCCTGATCGGAGCGGTCTGGGTGGTGGTCGGTGTCGACGCCATCAACTTCAACATGGTCTTCTCCAAGATCATCCTGCCCGCGCTCATCTCCCCCTTCGTCTGCGGCCTCGTGGCCCTGATCGGCACGTACGCCGCGTACACGATCACCCATCGCGCCGATAAGAAGACGGCCGAGGGTGGCTTCCGACGGGGCCAGACCATGTCGGCCTCCATGGTCTCGCTGGCCCACGGCACCGGTGACGCGCAGAAGACGATGGGCGTCATCACGCTGGTCCTCATCATCAACGGCTACCAGGCCAGCGGCTCCGGCCCGCTGCCGTGGGTCATCCTGACCTCCGGCTTGGCGATCGGCCTCGGCACCGCCGTCGGCGGCTGGCGCATCATCCGCACGATGGGTAAGGGCTTGACCGACATCGAATCGCCCCAGGGCTTCGCGGCCGAGACCGCTTCGACGGCCGTCCTGCTCGCCTCCGCCCACATGGGATTCGCCCTCTCCACGACCCAGGTCTGCTCAGGGGGCATCCTCGGTGCCGGGCTCGGGCGACGGTTGGCCGAGGTGCGCTGGAACGTGGCTGGACGGATGGCCCTGGCCTGGCTCTTCACCCTCCCGGTGGCCGCGTTGATCGGCGCGATGGCCGGCAAATTGGCCAGCCAGGGCAACGGCGGAGTGCTCGCCGTCGCGGTCGTCGCCCTGCTGCTCGTCGGGTTCATCGTCATGCGCTCCCGCCGCGCGCCGGTGACCAGCGAGAACGTCAACGACCTCCCCTCGTCCCTGGCCCTCGTCCCTGACCCTGCCCCCATCCCGGAGCCCGCAGCGGCACCGATCGCGGTCTGAGCGGAGTCCACGCATGAGTCACAGCGCCATCGCCGCCGCTGCCAACGCAGCCACCACAGCCACCGCAGCCACTGGGTCGAAGCCGTTCATCGACTGGGCCTCGCTGGGAAAGGTCGTCGGGGTCAGCTTCGTGTTCGGCGTCGCGATCGTCGTGCTCTTCGCGATCGGGATCGTCGGAGTCTCCTGGATTCGAGGTGAGACCGGCACAGACGCCGACGGCGTCGCCCCGCCGGCCCAGAGCCGGCCGATCGGGTACGCGATCTCCGGAACCTGCTTCGCCGTCTGCGCCGGTGCTGTGCTCTACGGCCTCTGGCTGATGATCCCCCAGTTCCACAACTAGTTCCGCTGATGGCGGCGGCTCGTCACTAAGCTCGCTGAACATGATCACCATGTCGCGGGCACGTTTCGCCGCACTCGTGGAGGATGCCCTCGACGCGATCCCGGCGGAGTTCGCCTCCCGGCTGGGCAACGTCGTCATCCAGATCGAGGAGGAGAACCCCGACGAGCCCGAGACGCTCGGACTCTACGTCGGGGTTGCGCTGACCGAGCGTCTATCCGACTACAGCTTCGCCACCCCGGACACGATCACCATCTATCGACGGCCGATCCTGCAACTCTGTGCGACGGAGGAGGAGGTCGCCGACGAGGTGGCGATCACCGTGGTGCACGAGATCGGGCACTTCTTCGGCATCGACGACGACCGGTTGCACGACCTGGGATGGGCTTAGTTCCATGGGCGATTCGATCGTCGGGAGTTCGGCATCGTCGTCCCAGGCCCGAAAGCTCGGGCTGCGGCCGGGACTACGACTGGCGCTGATCAATCAGCCGGCTGGGTGGAGCCTGGCCGACCCGCCGGCTGACTTGGAGCTCATCGAGAGCGGGCCAGTCGACGTGATCCTGGCCTTCTTCACGGCAGCGGCCGAGGTCGTGGCCGGCTACCAGGTGCTCGGCACGCGCATCCGTCCGGCTGGTGGACTCTGGATCGCCTGGCCTCGACGAGCAGCCGGACACCGCAGCGACATCGACGGCGAAGTACTGCGCGAACTGATCCTGCCCTCGGGGCTGGTCGACAACAAGAACGCGGCCATCGACGAGGACTGGTCGGGGCTGCGCTTCGTGTGGCGGATCAGTCTCCGCTGACGAGGATCAGTCTCCGCTGACGCGCAGCTGGTGCATCCCCCGGACACCGGCGATGAAGAGGTCGATGCCGGCGCTGTAGTAGAACTCCTCGTCGTCGCAGTCGATGAGGTCGTCGGAAGCCTCGATCACATGCGGGTACCGGTCGGCCGGAAGTGAGGCCAGCCGCGCCCGCTTCGCCGCCAACGCGGCATCGGTATCCACGACGCCGAGCTCCAATCCGGGCTCAGCGCTGCAGAGCATGATCGCCGTATGCAGCGCCTGATGCGCAAGGTTGGCCGCTTCCGCGACGCTGAATCCGGCTGAGCGCAGCAGCGACAGCGTCTGCTCAGTGAGCTCGAGTCCGTGCTCAGACGCGACGATCCGGGTCGCCGCCAGGTTGGCGAGACTCGGGTGGGCCCGCAGCACGGTGACCAGGTTGGTCACGATCACCCGCAGTCGCTCGTCCCAGCGCGCAGCGGTGTCGGCGCTGAGCTCGATCCGGCCGATCACGTCGTCGCCGATCGCATCGAAGAGCTCGTCCTTGTTCTTGAAGTGCCAGTAGAGGGCCATCGGGGTGACGCCCAACTCCTGGGCCAGCCGGCGAATCGTCACCGCGGCCAGACCCTCGGCATCCGCGATGGTGAAGGCGCGGTCGATCACCGCCGAGCGGCTCAGCTGCGGACGCGCGTCAACCGGCGCGGTTTTGAGGATCACGCTTGACAACTATACGCGGTACAGGCCTACTATACGTTGTACATGTACGCCGTATAGGGAGCCCGAGATGACCACCGTTTCTGACAATCAGACCGCACCTCGCCGGGCGCGCTGGGCGCTGCTCGCCGTCGCCCTCGCGACCTTCATGACCTACCTCGACAACAACATCATCAATGTGGCGATGCCCGCCATCCAGCGCGATCTGCAGCTCTCGGTCTCCGGACTGGAGTGGGTGGTGAGCGGCTACATCCTGACCTTCGCCGGCCTCCTGCTCGTCGGCGGTCGACTGGCCGACGCCTTCGGGCGCAAGCGCCTGTTCCTCATCGGCCTCGGCATCTTCACGATTGCCTCGCTGGCCGCCGGCCTCTCCGACAGTTCGGTCACCCTGATCGCGGCCCGCGTAGTGCAGGGGCTGGGTGCTGCTCTGGTTACCCCGACGACGCTGGCGATCATCTCGGCGACCTTCACCAACACCAAAGCCCGCAACGCCGCGGTCGGCATCTGGAGTGCCGTCGGCGCACTGGCCCTGGCCGTCGGTCCGCTGCTCGGCGGGGTGCTGAGCCAGCACGCATCCTGGGGCTGGATCTTCTTCATCAACGTTCCGGTCGGTGTCGCGACGCTGGCCCTCGGGGCCTGGGCGATCACCGAGTCCCGCGAGAGCACAGCCCGCGGACTCGACCTCCCGGGACTCATCACCTCCGCGCTCGCCCTCTTCACACTGACCTACGCGCTGATCGAGGGCCACGACAAGGGCTGGACTTCAGTGACGATTCTCGGCGCATTCGCGCTGTCGGCGGTGATGCTCGTCGTCTTCATCCAGATCGAACGCCGCAGTGCCGCCCCCATGGTGGACGTTGCCCTCTTCACCGAGCGCGCCTTCAGCGGAGGCACGATTGCCTTGATGATGTGGGCCTTCGGCCTCTTCGGGATCTACTTCTTCACTTCGCTGTACCTGCAGAACGTGCTCGGCTTCTCCCCGACGAAGGCCGGGCTCGCTTTCGTCCCGATGGCGCTGCTGATGGCGGTGAGCGCGATCGTCTCCGAGCGGGTGGCCCTGCGCTTCGGCGCCCACCGCTCCACCGCATTCGCCATGTTCCTGATGGCCGCCGGGATCGCCTCGGTGAGCATGCTCGGCGAGTCGGCATCCTTCCTCGATCTGATGCCGAGTTTCGCGATCATCGGCATCGGCGGTGGCTTGACCATCCCGCTCACCACCTCGGTGCTGGCGGTGATGCCGGTCGAGCAGTCCGGAGTCGCATCCGCCCTCTTCAACGCCTCCCGGGAGGTGGCCGGACTGTTGGGGATCACCGTCATCGGCGCCATCCTGGTAGCGCGCCAGACAACCGCGCTGGCTCAGGGTCACTCGGCCACCGACGCCTTCCTGACCGGCTACCGCACCGGCCTGGTGGTGGCGGCCGTACTCGTCGCCGCCGGTGGCGTGGCCGCTTGGATCGCCCTGCGGCCCTCGACCGCGGTAACTCCGCCGAGTCCCACCGAGGCGGCTGAATTGGCCCTGGCCGGCTAACGGATCGCCCGCTCCGCGCGGCGTCGCTGTGGATAACTTTTCCGGTTATCCACAGTGGCGCCGTTCGTGCTTCCGGCGCCCGCGATTCGGCCTACATTCTCTGCGAGGGACCCGCTGAGCGGGTGCACCTCCAACTCGTCGCTCGGGAGGGAATTCGCAGTGATCATCGTCGGAACACGCACAAAATTCAGGGTGTTGGCTATCGTGCACTTCGTCTGCGGCGTCTGTCACCGTCCGGCTCCGCAGCAGATGCTCGAGCGGACGAGCAAGTTCACCCTCTTCTTCATCCCGCTCTTCCCGGTCGCCAAATCGCGCTACGCACGGTGCGCGCACTGCGGTCTGTCCACACCGATGAGTGCGGCCCGAGCCGACGAGTACGTGGCCTCTACGCGATCGCCTCAACTACTGCGCCTAACGGCAGTCTGACCTTCCTGTGTGTGGCCCGCGTCATGTGGATGGGACATATTCTTGACTTGTCTCAGGACCCGTTCTAGCGTCCCTTCCGTCCGTCAGCCGACGGTCGTCACGCCGCACCGGGACAGGGTCCAGCCCGTTCTTGGGCCCGCGCCAGTGCCCGTGACAGCGTCTGAGATTTGGAGTGCACATGATCAGCTTCAAGCGTTCGAGCATCGTGGCTCGACGTATCCCCAAGAAGGTCACCGGTGCCGCCGCCGTACTCGCGTTCGGTGCCCTCGGTGTCGCCACCCTCGCCATCGCACCCTCGGGTGCCTCTGCGACGGCGGCCTCCGGATCAGGGTGCGCGGCGGTGCACGTGCTGGCCGCCCGGGCCTCCACCGAGTCGTCCGGCCCCGGCATCATCACCTCGCTCGTCTCAAAGATCCAGAGCGGCGTCTCGGCGTCGGTGAGCACCAGTTCGGTGGACTACCCCGCGTTGCTCTTCCCGTACGACACGAGCAGCACCGCCGGTGACACGGCGATCAAGTCGGAGCTCACGGCGCAGGTTCAGAAGTGCCCGTCCCAGAAGATCGTGCTCGTCGGCTATTCGCAGGGCGCGCAGTTGGTCGGTGACGTCCTCGCCGGCGGCGGTGGGTCGCTCGGGCTCGGTGCCGCGTCGGCTCCGGTCAGCTCGTCGATCTCCTCGCACGTCGTCGCGGTGATCCAGTACGGCGATCCACGGCACATGCCGAACACCTCCTTCGACAAGGGGACGGCCAACGGGGCAACCGGCCTCTTCCCACGGACGAGCAACCAGTCACTGGTGCCGTTCGCGTCCAAGATCCAGTCCTACTGCGACACGGGTGACCCCTTCTGTGCAGGCGGGCTCAATGTCTTCGCCCATCTCGACTACACCATCAAGTACGACTCGTCGGCTACCCCGTTCGTGGTCGGCAAGTTGAACGCGGCCGGAATCCACTAGTCCGGCTCGCCGGCTGCCCCGCGCGGTCGCCCGGCGCGGAGACGTCCCTGCCTCGGACGCCTCCGCGCTGGGCATTCTCGGTATCGTGACCCTGTGACGACTGGCCTGCCCATCAAGATGCTGCACGACCGGGTGCTGGTGAAGATGCCCCGTGACGAGGGCGACCGGCGCTCCTCCGGCGGCATTCTGATCCCGGCCACCGCGCAGGTGTCGAAACGCCTCACCTGGGCCGAGGTGCTCGCCATCGGCAATCACGTCCGCACGATCGAGGTCGGCGACCGGGTGCTCTTCAGCCCGGACGAGCAGCACGAGGTCGAGATCTCCGGGGATGACTACCTGCTGCTGCGGGAGCGCGACATCCACGCGGTGGCCGCCGAACGGGTCGACTCCAACACCGGTCTCTACCTGTAGTTCGGGTCCACGCGGTTCAGCCGGAAGCCGACAGAGACTAAAGTTCGCACCATGCAGACCGCTACGCCCTCGACCGGAACGCCCACCCAGCGCGGGCAGGCGTGGGCACTGCATGTCTTCACCACACTCGGTGTCGTGGTCGGAATCCTCGCCCTTCGCGAGGTTCTGGTCGGCAACGCGAAGCTGGCGCTGATCTGGCTGCTCGTCAGTTTCGTCATCGACGGAGTCGACGGCCCGGTCGCCCGGGTGCTGGACGTCAAATCGCTGGTGCCGGTGATCGACGGCTACATCCTCGACGTGGTCATCGACTACGTCACCTGCGTCGTCGTCCCGGCCGCTTTCATGTACCAGTTCGACCTGCTGCCCAGTGGAAACTGGGGCCTCTTCCTCATCGGGCTGATCGTCTTCACCTCGGCGATCTGGTTCTCCCGCACCGACATGATGAGCGATGAGAACTGGTTCCGCGGCTTCCCGGCCGCCTGGAACCTGGTCGCCCCCGTTCTCTACATCTTCCAGGCCCGACCGGTGATCGGCGCGATCATCACGGTCGCCCTCTCACTGCTGTCGCTGAGCAACTTCCCGGTGCCGCACCCGGTGCGGGTCGTCTGGATGCGGCCGGTGACGCTGAGCGTCACGATTGCCTGGGTCGGCGCGATGACCGTCGGCGTGCTGGCCCTGCCCGACCACTGGTGGATACTGCGCCCGATCCTGCTGGCCGGCAGCATCTACTTCCTCGTGCTCGGCTTCGTTCAGATCGGCCGGCTGCGCAGCGGCGTCGCCAGTCGGCTCGACGCACCCCACTGATCCTCCCGCGCTGGCGGGTGGCGTTGGCCGCTAACTCCCGGCGGTCCGGATCCGCTGCAGCCAATCGCGTGCGCGGGCGAAGTCCTTGTCGGTGCGCCCCGGCGTGATCTCCTCGACGTCACCATCGCGGCGCGGGTAGGAGCCTAGGAACCGGATGTCCGAGCAGATCCGCTTCAGCGCGGCCACCGCATCACCCACCCGCTCGTCGGCGATATGCCCCTCGCAGTCGATGCTGAAGCAGTACTGGCCGATCCGCTCCTTCGTCGGGCGGGACTCGATGCGCGTGAGGTTCACTCCCCTGGTGGCGAACTCACTGAGGATCTCCAGCAGCGCACCGCTGTGATCGGCCCGCAGGTAGGCGACGACGGTAGTGCGGTCATTGCCCGTCGGCGGCCCGGGGACCGCCGGACGGGCCAGCAGGACGAACCGGGTGACGGCTGCGTGATTGTCGGCGATGTCCTTGGCCAGCGAGTGCAATCCGTAGATATCAGCCGCCACCGGTGGTGCGATCGCCGCGTCGAATTCACCGGCCTGCACCGACTGCGCCCCACCGGCGGTGGAGCCGACGAGGGCAACGGCCGCCTGCGGAAGATTGCTCATCAGCCATCGACGCGTCTGAGCCTCGGCGTGCGGGTGCGTGGCGACCGAGCGAATATCCCCCAGTCGCTGACCGGGGCGTGTCATCAGATCGAAGACCACCGGGAGGTAGGCCTCCTCGGCGATGCGCAGCGGTTCGCCACCGGCCAGCTCGTCCAGTGTGGCCGGCACCGCACCCTCGACCGAGTTCTCCAGCGGCACCAGCGTCCCGTCGGCGCGCCCGTCGCGTAGCGCGTCGATCGCCAGAGTCACGTTCGTCATCGGCAGCAGACGCGCGTGTAGGGCGGCCGGAAGGGTCAGCAGCGCGGCGTGGGCGAAGGTGCCGGGAGGTCCGAGAAAGGCAAGCGTCGGCCGGGAGTCGGCGGCATCGGTCACGGTGCTAGAGCCTAGTCGGTGTGTGCGGTCGTTCAGCTGGCTTTGCGGTATTCCCGGCGCTTCGGGCGGCGGGACAGGGCGGCATCCACGGCCTGCG contains:
- a CDS encoding inorganic phosphate transporter; amino-acid sequence: MDVSFLVVVVIVTALAFDFTNGFHDTANAMATSIATGALRPRVAVVISGILNVIGAFISTEVAKTISGGIIDDSKLTAPGVNGTAIIFAGLIGAVLWNLVTWLIGLPSSSSHALFGGLIGAVWVVVGVDAINFNMVFSKIILPALISPFVCGLVALIGTYAAYTITHRADKKTAEGGFRRGQTMSASMVSLAHGTGDAQKTMGVITLVLIINGYQASGSGPLPWVILTSGLAIGLGTAVGGWRIIRTMGKGLTDIESPQGFAAETASTAVLLASAHMGFALSTTQVCSGGILGAGLGRRLAEVRWNVAGRMALAWLFTLPVAALIGAMAGKLASQGNGGVLAVAVVALLLVGFIVMRSRRAPVTSENVNDLPSSLALVPDPAPIPEPAAAPIAV
- the pheA gene encoding prephenate dehydratase encodes the protein MTDAADSRPTLAFLGPPGTFAHAALLTLPAALHARLLPMTNVTLAIDALRDGRADGTLVPLENSVEGAVPATLDELAGGEPLRIAEEAYLPVVFDLMTRPGQRLGDIRSVATHPHAEAQTRRWLMSNLPQAAVALVGSTAGGAQSVQAGEFDAAIAPPVAADIYGLHSLAKDIADNHAAVTRFVLLARPAVPGPPTGNDRTTVVAYLRADHSGALLEILSEFATRGVNLTRIESRPTKERIGQYCFSIDCEGHIADERVGDAVAALKRICSDIRFLGSYPRRDGDVEEITPGRTDKDFARARDWLQRIRTAGS
- a CDS encoding MFS transporter, producing MTTVSDNQTAPRRARWALLAVALATFMTYLDNNIINVAMPAIQRDLQLSVSGLEWVVSGYILTFAGLLLVGGRLADAFGRKRLFLIGLGIFTIASLAAGLSDSSVTLIAARVVQGLGAALVTPTTLAIISATFTNTKARNAAVGIWSAVGALALAVGPLLGGVLSQHASWGWIFFINVPVGVATLALGAWAITESRESTARGLDLPGLITSALALFTLTYALIEGHDKGWTSVTILGAFALSAVMLVVFIQIERRSAAPMVDVALFTERAFSGGTIALMMWAFGLFGIYFFTSLYLQNVLGFSPTKAGLAFVPMALLMAVSAIVSERVALRFGAHRSTAFAMFLMAAGIASVSMLGESASFLDLMPSFAIIGIGGGLTIPLTTSVLAVMPVEQSGVASALFNASREVAGLLGITVIGAILVARQTTALAQGHSATDAFLTGYRTGLVVAAVLVAAGGVAAWIALRPSTAVTPPSPTEAAELALAG
- a CDS encoding TetR family transcriptional regulator; this encodes MILKTAPVDARPQLSRSAVIDRAFTIADAEGLAAVTIRRLAQELGVTPMALYWHFKNKDELFDAIGDDVIGRIELSADTAARWDERLRVIVTNLVTVLRAHPSLANLAATRIVASEHGLELTEQTLSLLRSAGFSVAEAANLAHQALHTAIMLCSAEPGLELGVVDTDAALAAKRARLASLPADRYPHVIEASDDLIDCDDEEFYYSAGIDLFIAGVRGMHQLRVSGD
- a CDS encoding metallopeptidase family protein, which encodes MITMSRARFAALVEDALDAIPAEFASRLGNVVIQIEEENPDEPETLGLYVGVALTERLSDYSFATPDTITIYRRPILQLCATEEEVADEVAITVVHEIGHFFGIDDDRLHDLGWA
- a CDS encoding co-chaperone GroES; the protein is MLHDRVLVKMPRDEGDRRSSGGILIPATAQVSKRLTWAEVLAIGNHVRTIEVGDRVLFSPDEQHEVEISGDDYLLLRERDIHAVAAERVDSNTGLYL
- a CDS encoding cutinase family protein codes for the protein MISFKRSSIVARRIPKKVTGAAAVLAFGALGVATLAIAPSGASATAASGSGCAAVHVLAARASTESSGPGIITSLVSKIQSGVSASVSTSSVDYPALLFPYDTSSTAGDTAIKSELTAQVQKCPSQKIVLVGYSQGAQLVGDVLAGGGGSLGLGAASAPVSSSISSHVVAVIQYGDPRHMPNTSFDKGTANGATGLFPRTSNQSLVPFASKIQSYCDTGDPFCAGGLNVFAHLDYTIKYDSSATPFVVGKLNAAGIH
- a CDS encoding phosphatidylcholine/phosphatidylserine synthase; the encoded protein is MQTATPSTGTPTQRGQAWALHVFTTLGVVVGILALREVLVGNAKLALIWLLVSFVIDGVDGPVARVLDVKSLVPVIDGYILDVVIDYVTCVVVPAAFMYQFDLLPSGNWGLFLIGLIVFTSAIWFSRTDMMSDENWFRGFPAAWNLVAPVLYIFQARPVIGAIITVALSLLSLSNFPVPHPVRVVWMRPVTLSVTIAWVGAMTVGVLALPDHWWILRPILLAGSIYFLVLGFVQIGRLRSGVASRLDAPH
- a CDS encoding zinc-ribbon domain-containing protein: MHFVCGVCHRPAPQQMLERTSKFTLFFIPLFPVAKSRYARCAHCGLSTPMSAARADEYVASTRSPQLLRLTAV